DNA sequence from the Rhizoctonia solani chromosome 10, complete sequence genome:
CAACCTTGTCACTGGCCATGAATCCGGTGATCTGCGCGTCTGGAGTCTACACAACGGCACCGTCACACACTCCCCACCCAAAGTACACAACAACGCAATCACATCCATTGGGGTTTCGCCACTCGGAGACAAACTCGTCACTGGCTCTAATGATAggtgcgtgtatatatgggatgtagagaacggctactccaacccttgcctaCTTGGCACACACGACTATTGGGTTTTCTGCGTggcgttctcacccgacggcacacGAGTCGCATCATGCTCATGGGATAGCACCGTCAAGATGTGGAATCCACTCCACTCGACATCCTCTCACACGCCAAAATGGAAGGCGCCAACCAAGGCTGTCTACTCGGTTGCAATCTCACCCGATGGGTCACGCATCGCCGCGGCAGGTGGAGACAAATCAATCTATATGTTCAACGCACGCGATGGCACTGCCACCGTTGAGCCACTTGTGGCACACACCAATTCGATCAGCTCGGTGGCATTCTCGCCCAATGGCAGGTACCTTGCATCCTGTGTCGATGGCCATGCCATCTGTCTGTGGGATGGCACGAGCGGCAAGCTGCTATCCGGTCCACTTCAAGGGCATCAACACTGGGTCCTGTCGATTTCATTCTCACCCAATGGCAAGCGCATTGTCTCTGCCTCGCATGACAAGACTATACGAATGTGGGAtgtgggagatgggactcTGACAGCTATTGACCTGGTTGGGACACACAAGGACACGGTCCGTTGTGCGACATTTTCTCCTGACAACGCGCACATTGTTTCTGGCTGCGCAGATGGGAAGATCCGTATGTGGGACTCGCATTCGCTGTCACTCGTGTTTGATCCATTCGGGTCACAGTGGCATAAGGGCAGTATCAACTCGGTCAcgttctcgcctgatggccaACTTATTGCTTCTGGGTCCGATGATGGCACTATCTGCGTGTTTGACTCCCGTAGTGGCGATCTGGTGTTAGGTCCTCTCAAGGGACATGAGAGATGGGTTCAGTCAGTTgtgttctcacccgacggcagTCACATTGTATCTGGCTCGGCTGATGGAAGCGTTTGGATGTGGGTGGCGAAAGATGGGGCGCCTGCATGCGAGCCACTTCGAGGCCATCAAGATGAGGTTGGCTCAGTGGCATGCTCACCCGACGGTAGATATATTGTCTCAGGCTCATGGGACTCGACGATCCGAGTATGGAAGGCACCAGGAGGGGGCGTTGTATCTGACCTATCACATTCTGCTCCTTCCGCTTCGGATGAGAGGCAAACACATCGCGCGATTGCTGGCGGGCTGACAGTGTTGCAGGACGGATGGATACGAAACCACGACTCACAGCTGGTGTTCTGGGCTCCCTCCGATATACGCAGGCTCTTCCCCGTAATCGAGACCctttataccattggacctGAAGGAATACTGCACACGGACTATACCCAACCTCTGCTGCTTGGCGAGGAGTGGCATGGGTGTTATGTGGGCTCGGGATGAAGTGAGTAGCTTGCATACGATCAACGTGTGGTCATGTATTGATGTGTGAGTTGTGCATAAGTAGACAAGTGGAGAATAGGCGGACTgatacatgcatatatatgaatGACAACGTCACAGACATGTAGCGTACATTGAGTCTTATTTGTCAGTTACGAGACTGTAGTGTCCTGATAAAACAATCTATCTGGTTTGATTAATTCCAAAAATACTCCCTACCCTGTGTAATCTAGGGAGAACGCTGTGCGTAGTAAAGTGGGAGCTTGGGAGCAGGCGCGGGTGTGGAAGACCTCACGAGAGAGGGGAGATGAACGCGGATCAATCAAGGACATTGAGGGTCACGGTCACGTGCATGCAAGCGCTGAGCAGGCGCGTATCCCCAGCCACGCGTCCTGGACCAAACTTCTGGTTTGCAAACCTCGACGTGTTCCAGACTCTATATTGACCAAGAAAGGGATCAAACACGAATAAACACACTCAGCATGGGCAGAACTATTGCCGCTACATGGAGGATGCAGATGAATGAGAAAAATGGGAAGTCAGGTTTAAAAGTGACAATACATTTTATGCACTATGTTATAGTTGTAGTACTGGGTATGTAATGGTTGGAAACATATGTCAAAAGGAGCAGCCAAGAGGTTTGATAAGGAAAAACTTGGTGAATAAGACTACAAAAAGACAAGTACATGTGGATGATACATGGGAGAGGAGTTAATTTGCGTCTGAAAACATACCCCAGCCTCACAATCAATACGCTTCCTACCACTTTATTACCCATACTCAGCTTGCGGTCAGAGGCCGGCGATAGCTGACAATTTACAACTATCAAGAAAACACCTTGCTCGGGCGAATGTATACTTGCCGCCATATCCTCGGCAGGGTTCAGACAAACTAGAAATGGCGGTGCGCGAGGTATGGAAAGTAGCCCTGACTGTTGGCATCGTCGGTCAATCCACTGACTTTTTCGAGAACATTGCACTCACCCTGGCCCATCGTATCCCCTGGGTGAAACACCATGCATTCCACACCCCATCCAGTGGACCTGAATCCGATGAACCACACGGGAAAAGGGGGGTAGGTTCACGTCTTGTCCATGAAACCCCGACACCCCGCATAGAAACGATCCAGTCAAAGTAGGGACCCCATCATCAGGTCCATAGGCCGATCCCATCGTCTTGCCTCACGGACTTGTTTACTTCGATCCACACCACCACCGCCTCTACGGTCGGTCATCGATCCCTGGGCAGGGAACCCGTTGAAAGCACGAGTGTGTCTCAGGATGTGCACCATAGCCACCCGCGCGTTGAGCCTTGGTGCCCATGGGATTATACAGGATGAATCGACGGACAGAGTCCATGGCTTGTCGCAAGCCGGCGTTCATTAGCATCTTGACAGGTTTGCCATTTAGACGGAGGGTTGTATTCTGTGTTTGCAAGAGGCGATGGGAGAAGGGAACGGTTGAGCTGTGAATAGGCCAGTCGAGTGAGAAAAGTCGAGACAGATGAGAGAAAGTCGAGTTGAAACGGGAATGTTCTGGTCATGATACAAATGCAAAAAACGGAACTACCAGGGTACACTGTCAGAGATGACTACAACAGCCCTTTGCAGCACGGTCGTACATACCCAATCTAAGCTTTCCATCTTTGCAAGCGGCTTGCTCTACCTTAGAGAACATCGTGCTCGAGACAACCATCCAAGGTTGTAGTTGGTGGTCAATGATACACTGTCAATTAATTGCATTGTCCGGCGCGGGCTGCTATTGATCCCAACCATTGGTCATCGACTTCACTGTGAATCAACAATACGCGTACCATCAGGCTTGAAGAGCACGCCCCCTAGCGGCACTACACTGGCGCAAATGAACGTTGGGTAGTTTTGACGTCTCTCCCGATGCCCAGTAGCCGCTCCGTGTGGCGTGGCTTGCTACTCCGTCCAGCGCTACGGCTCGGCGGGTCATCGCACGTGTCGCCATGTATTCTATATTCAAGCCCGTTAGCATGTTCTGGGTCCAGATTGAATGTATCATCCAAGCGTACCTTCTCCGAGTTCGTCTAGTACCACGTTGGTCCAGAGTCAACACAATCCAATGAACAGGGTGTTATTCATCTCATTATTTGTTCTCCGCTTGGTCGCAGCATTGTGGTCTAGATAACAATCAGCCTTGGTCTGACAAGCGGTAGGCGTGCATACCCTGTTTGCGTTCCCTCCAGTTGCTTTGGCCGCACCTCGCTCGGCTCCAGCAATCGCATCTTGGATAGGCGTGCTGCTTCATGGACATGATAGGCGACCTGCTATACCTTCCCTCTTCTCCTCCTTCTCCCAATTTCCTAGCATCCAGTCTCGACTCGCGCCTTGAACAGAGTCCCATAGCCAGATGTGATGAGCGGTCCAAGTGACTTGGTCAATATTTGGATGACACGTCTGACTCGGCATTCCCCTCTGCATCCCGTGCATCCCATAGCCCATTATGGTGAGGCATCGCGGTCAAGGCGGCGGTCGGCGTTGTCGTGTATCCGGCGAGGAAGGCGGGGAGTGGGTGGCATCAAGGTTGGCAGGGGTTATTCCGTCAAAGTCGAGCACTTGGCAGCTCTTTGTCTTCTTTGGGCTATTGTGCTTGATATTATGTAGATGGTGAGCTGGGGATAACAAGGTGGTTATGGTGGGTGTGGTCGTTTGGATAGGTATACGGGCAGGCATGTTCATTGCTCTCAAGGCTTTTGCACCACGAGTCAGCCATTCGTTCAAGTAGACAAGCACATTCGCCTACTCCAGACTGTGCCGTTTCAGGATATAATAAAACGCAAAATATCTACAGTTTGTTGGACGTTGTCCACTATGCATAGTATTTTCTTGTTACCGTACCCAGCGGATTGCAGTGGTGGTTGGAGTCGCATCcagctaagcgccgagcgcGCTGGATTAGTCAGCTTCCGGCAATTGGTGCCGTCTTGAGCATTGTCGGCGTTTGAACGCTCCTTGTCTAACTACTGAACGTTCCTAATAAAAGTTGGTTGCCACAACTGTAAGTTGTTGGACTCTGGAGTTCGACCGGTGCTTCACTTTGCGTGAAAGTCTATTTATGACACCAAATGCTGTTCTACTGCGCGCTGTACAACCGCGGCTATCACCACTTGATGACTTATTACCTTTCTGAAGCGGAGCAAGATTGGTCTGAAGTAGCTAGCCATACTATGCCTACTGAAGGCTATGAGCCATTATAGCTCTGGACTCTTAATCAATTTTGTGTAAACTACAACCAGAGACTCCACGGGTGCCAAGTCAACGGATGTGAGCGCTCCTACTCCTCACATCAAGCTTCTTATTGTACCTCTGACATGTTAAGCCAGTACAAAGTATAGCTGCTCAAACAGATATGCTTGAGTGAAAAGCTGCGCCAAAGAAACTATGAATGAGCTCACAAGAGTACCTACATCTAATGGCATACCGGTAATCTCCAATCGTTTCGGATGCGGCACCTAACATTTTGGCTCCGGAAAAATCGTAAAATAGCACAGTGTCACTATTGACTCCTCTAACTGGCCACCTATCCAATTCCTGGCTGCAAAGTAACGAGAACAATGGACAGGTGAGGCAAGCTGAAACAACAACCATAAGCACAACCCAGGACTCTAGATTGATCATATTGATACATCTCATACATAGTGCAGTCGACGCCTTGATTTGGTATACACAACGTATACTTCTACAACACTCCATATCGTCCACAGTTTTTCGTTCTACCATCGGAGGTATATTTCGTAGCTTATCTTGTTTGTACTTTCTCTTGTGTCCGTCTAGTGCGGTGCATGCATTCCGAGAGCCGATTggccgttttccattgcCACTAGGTAAGCTGTACGGTTGTGTTGTAAGTTCCAGCAAAGGTCCCAATCCAGCTCACTTCACGAGATCGACATGTGACATAGGCCCTGAAGCTTGCACAAGCGCCCATCATTCGCCCTTGACCTGAGCAGCCTCGCGCTCAGGTCTTGTCCTGCTCGACGACTACCTCCAGTACAGGCACCCCCAAACAATAGCTATGAGTCGTCTTGTCGGGTTCTTTGACCAAACGTTGGACAAGATCAAAGGAAACCCCGCGGTCACAGCTTCTACCTCATCCAATGGCTCCGCTACCATACCCATACCTTCGCTGACCGAAGCCTTGCGCACATTGCATCAGAGCGCTGGGGTGTTTCCACCTCTTCAGGTCGCCATCGGAAGCCTGTTGACCTGCGTCGAGCGCATAGAGGTTGGTAGCATACATATCTTACCAGCCCGCTCGACACCCGTTGACGCCGGCTCTTGTCTAGCTTGGACCGAAGCATCGTACGGAGTTCGATCGTCTCGCAACAAGGCTGGCTTCACTCAGCGACTCGCTGGCTTGGCACATAGCGGCATCTAAATCGACGCGTGTTACTGAATTTCTTGAGAAAAAGGCAGCGTGAGTGCGGTGTGATCAACTGGGCTCAAACACTTACCGCTTGTCAAGGTTGGTCAAAGATCAAGTGGAGATCATCAGCAGCAAGCAGAAGCGTGGACTAGCAAGACGCTACAGGCAGGCTCAGCGAGATCAGGATGACATACTGAATGGGTACAGACGGATAGCCGAGATTCTTGATGAGCTACAGGTGAGTGGTCCATCAGTGCTTACAGACGGTATCTCTGACAAAATGAGTAGACCGAGACAAGCCTGAAGATGTGGAGCATAGCCGAAGAGCAGCTCGAGGTAGGTCTCAGAGTATACAGAATACCTGTATATTGACCGTCGGGGCGGTCAGGACTCCCGCCTCAAATCATTATCGCCCGTCCACCTCGCCACCTATAACTCGTCTCTGTCCGAAGACGTCAACCGCCGAGCATGCACTGAGGGTACCCGGGTGAGCATCCTGGCCAAGCTTAACCAATGGTCAGTCGATCCGACCCAGCCAAACGTGTTCTGGATGAACGGCATGGCCGGCACGGGCAAGACCACGATCGCATATACCTTTGCCAAGTCTCTACGAGAACGTGGGGCGCTTGGTGCGAGCTTCTTCTGCACGCGTACATCGAATGAATGCCAAGACGTCCGACAAATCATACCCACTATCGCCTATCAGCTTGCACGACACTGGCCCTCGTTTCGATCGGCCCTGTTGGGCGTTTTGGAGCAAGAGCCTGAGATTCAGTCGCAAGCTATCACCAGTCAGTGCGAGCGACTGATCAAAGATCCGCTATCAAAGGTCATGGACAGAATGACAAAAGGGCTAGTAGTGGTGATCGATGCGCTTGATGAGTGCAGTAGTCCCAAAGGCGTAGGGACGATTCTTGATGTCTTGTTCAGGATTGCTCCCGGCCTTCCCGTCAAGTTCTTCGTCACTAGTCGGCCCGAAGCTGATATCCGCCACAGAGTagaagcccagcctggccagAATCGGCTGATGTGCGTACTGCATGACATAGAAGAGTCGCTTGTGCAAGCCGACATCACACTGTACCTTCGTGCCGAGCTTGCCAGCAGCGACGTCTCGGATTCCAATTTGACCCAACTTGCGAGTCTATCAGGTAAACTGTTCATATATGCGGCCACAGCAGTTCGGTACATTCGACAGGCGGGAACCATGGTCGACCAGGATCGCCTCGAGGCCATTCTTAGCTCGGCCTCCGACTCGGACTATCGACACTCGGAGATCAACCAACTATATACGACGATTCTCGATACGGCAGTGTACCAATCGAACCGAGAGCCACGAGAGCAGGAGTGGATGCAACTGATAATCTGGACGGCCGTCTGCACGCGCGAGCCCGTCACCATCGATACACTCGCGGCCCTTGCCGGGATCAAACCAGCAAAGGCGACCATACTGCTCCAGTCGCTATACTCGGTGCTGCACGTATCACAGGTCACCAACATGGTCTCAACGCTGCATGCATCCTTCCCCGACTACATCTTTGACGAAGCGCGGTCCAAAAGGTTCTACTGCGACGAAACGACGCATAGCCAGCTGCTGTCCAAGCACTGCTTCGACATCATGCACGACCAGCTGCGGTTCAACATCTGCGGTCTAGAGACATCGTTCATAGCCGATAGCGAGGTGAAGGACCTGAAGGCTCGAATCAATAGGTCGATCTCGCCAACGCTGTCGTACGCCGCGCACCACTGGGGACATCATGTAGCGAAAAGCACGCACTGCGGGGAGACGCAGACGAAGCTAGAAGAATTTTTCTCAAATCAgctgctgttctggatggaggtgctgAGTCTAAAAGGGACCCTGGATATGGGCATAGCTATGCTGTCACTGGTTAAGCCATGGCTGACGGTAAGTTGGTTTGATAGGGCGGTAGCGGAAATAGCCTGATAACGCGTGATAGGCCAAAAAATCGCCATCAAACCTTATCAAGACACTCGACGACTCATGGATCTTTGTGTCCACGTTTGCTGCGGGATCGGGCTCGCAGTCGacaccgcatatatacatctcaGCACTTGCATTTTGCCATCCGTCCAGTTGGGTCTCGCAGCAATACAAAGGTCGTACCCGGCAATTGCTATCACTGGCAGGCTCGGCAGTAGAGGGGAGTCCAACGGCGCTTCTTGCAACGTGGAGGATGCAGTCGGAACCCGTCCGCGTAGCATTCTCATCTGGTGGGACTCAATTGGCAATTGGATTTAGTGATGGCGCGGTTTGCGTGGTTCATGCTCACAATGGAGCAGTTGCACTTGGACCCCTCAAGGGGCACATGGCGGGGGTGAACTCTGTAGCACTCTCACCCGACGGATCGATGCTTGCCTCTGGCTCCGACAACGGCACCATCCTTGTCCGGGACGCGCAGACGGGCAATCCAatatatgacgtcatcaagCGATATGGAGGGGTGACGTCAGTGTgcttctcacccgacggaTCGATGCTTGCCTCTGGCTCCGACAACGGCACCATCCTTGTCCGGGACGCGCAGACGGGCAATCCAatatatgacgtcatcaaggGACATGGAGGGGTGACGTCAGTGTgcttctcacccgacggaTCGATGCTTGCCTCTGGCTCCGACGACGGCACCATCCTTGTCCGGGACGCGCAGACGGGCAATCCAatatatgacgtcatcaaggGACATGGAGGGGTGACGTCAGTGTGCTTCTCACCGGATGGCAAGCATATTCCCTCAGGGTCCTGGGACCGGAGAACGCAGATGTGGGACAGCGGCGACGGCAGTCTCATACCCAACTCCATCAAACAACATCCTCGCAAAGTCACCTGCACagcattctctcctgatggcaagCATATTGCATGTGGCTTGGATAGCAATGAGTGTCCCATTGTTGTTTACGACGCATCCACCAGCAAGTCACTCCCCTTTCCATTCGATGCTAATCAATCCTGGGTGTGGTCAATTGCCTTTTTGCCCAACGGAAAGCACCTTGTCACTGGCCATCAATCCGGTGATCTGCGCGTCTGGAGTCTACAGGACGGCACCGCCACACACTCCCCACCCAAAGTACACAACGAGAGAATCACATCCATTGGGGTTTCGCTACTCGGAGACAAACTCGTCACTGCGTCTTATGATAggtgcgtgtatatatgggatgtagagaacggctactccaacccttgcctaCTTGGCACACACGACGGTTATGTTTACTCCGCggcgttctcacccgacggcacacGAGTCGCATCATGCTCATGGGATAGCACCGTCAAGATGTGGAATCCACTCCACTCGACATCCTCTCACACGCCGAAATGCAAGGCGCCAACCAAGGCTGTCTGGTCGGTTGCAATCTCGCCTGATGGGTCACGCATTGCCGCAGCAGGTGAAGACAAAGCGATCTATATGTTCAACGCACGCGACGGCACTGCCGCTGTCGAGCCACTTGTGGCACACACCAATGGGATCAGGTCGATGGCATTCTCGCCCAATGGCAGGTACCTTGCATCATGTGGCCTTGACCGTGCCATCTGTCTGTGGGATGGCACGAGCGGCAAGCTGCTATCCGGTCCACTTCGAGGGCATCAAGACTTGGTTTGGTCGATTTCATTCTCACCCGATGGCAAGCGCATTGTCTCTGCCTCAGATGACATGACCATACAAATGTGGGGtgtgggagatgggactcTGACAGCTATCGACCTGGTTGGGACACACGAGGACATGGTCTGTTGTGCGACATTCTCTCCTGACGGCGCGCACATTGTTTCTGGCTGCGAAGATGGGAAGATCTGTATGTGGGACTCGCATTCGCTGTCACTCGTGTTCGATCCATTCGGGTCACAGTGGCATAAGGGCAGTATCAACTCGGTCAcgttctcgcctgatggccaACTTGTTGCTTCTGGGTCCGATGATGACACCATCTGCGTGTTCGACTCCCGCAGCGGCGATCTGGTACTAGGACCTCTCAAGGGACACGAACGATCGGTTCAGTCAGTTGTtttctcacccgacggcagTCACATCGTATCTGGCTCGGCTGATGGAAGCGTTCGGGTGTGGGTGGTGAAAGATGGAGCGCCTGCATGCGAGCCACTTCGAGGCCATCAACGTGGGGTTAGCTCAGTGGCATGCTCACCCGACGGTAGATACATCGTCTCAGGCTCATACGACTTAACGATACGGGTATGGAAGGCACCAGGAGGGGGCGTTGTATCTGACCTATCACATTCTGCTCCTTCCGCTTCGGATAAGAGGCAAACACATCGCGCGATTGCTGGCGG
Encoded proteins:
- a CDS encoding peptidase C14, giving the protein MSRLVGFFDQTLDKIKGNPAVTASTSSNGSATIPIPSLTEALRTLHQSAGVFPPLQVAIGSLLTCVERIELGPKHRTEFDRLATRLASLSDSLAWHIAASKSTRVTEFLEKKAALVKDQVEIISSKQKRGLARRYRQAQRDQDDILNGYRRIAEILDELQTETSLKMWSIAEEQLEDSRLKSLSPVHLATYNSSLSEDVNRRACTEGTRVSILAKLNQWSVDPTQPNVFWMNGMAGTGKTTIAYTFAKSLRERGALGASFFCTRTSNECQDVRQIIPTIAYQLARHWPSFRSALLGVLEQEPEIQSQAITSQCERLIKDPLSKVMDRMTKGLVVVIDALDECSSPKGVGTILDVLFRIAPGLPVKFFVTSRPEADIRHRVEAQPGQNRLMCVLHDIEESLVQADITLYLRAELASSDVSDSNLTQLASLSGKLFIYAATAVRYIRQAGTMVDQDRLEAILSSASDSDYRHSEINQLYTTILDTAVYQSNREPREQEWMQLIIWTAVCTREPVTIDTLAALAGIKPAKATILLQSLYSVLHVSQVTNMVSTLHASFPDYIFDEARSKRFYCDETTHSQLLSKHCFDIMHDQLRFNICGLETSFIADSEVKDLKARINRSISPTLSYAAHHWGHHVAKSTHCGETQTKLEEFFSNQLLFWMEVLSLKGTLDMGIAMLSLVKPWLTAKKSPSNLIKTLDDSWIFVSTFAAGSGSQSTPHIYISALAFCHPSSWVSQQYKGRTRQLLSLAGSAVEGSPTALLATWRMQSEPVRVAFSSGGTQLAIGFSDGAVCVVHAHNGAVALGPLKGHMAGVNSVALSPDGSMLASGSDNGTILVRDAQTGNPIYDVIKRYGGVTSVCFSPDGSMLASGSDNGTILVRDAQTGNPIYDVIKGHGGVTSVCFSPDGSMLASGSDDGTILVRDAQTGNPIYDVIKGHGGVTSVCFSPDGKHIPSGSWDRRTQMWDSGDGSLIPNSIKQHPRKVTCTAFSPDGKHIACGLDSNECPIVVYDASTSKSLPFPFDANQSWVWSIAFLPNGKHLVTGHQSGDLRVWSLQDGTATHSPPKVHNERITSIGVSLLGDKLVTASYDRCVYIWDVENGYSNPCLLGTHDGYVYSAAFSPDGTRVASCSWDSTVKMWNPLHSTSSHTPKCKAPTKAVWSVAISPDGSRIAAAGEDKAIYMFNARDGTAAVEPLVAHTNGIRSMAFSPNGRYLASCGLDRAICLWDGTSGKLLSGPLRGHQDLVWSISFSPDGKRIVSASDDMTIQMWGVGDGTLTAIDLVGTHEDMVCCATFSPDGAHIVSGCEDGKICMWDSHSLSLVFDPFGSQWHKGSINSVTFSPDGQLVASGSDDDTICVFDSRSGDLVLGPLKGHERSVQSVVFSPDGSHIVSGSADGSVRVWVVKDGAPACEPLRGHQRGVSSVACSPDGRYIVSGSYDLTIRVWKAPGGGVVSDLSHSAPSASDKRQTHRAIAGGLTVSQDGWIRNHDSQLVFWAPSDVQRVFPGVGHVYTIGPEGTLHTDYSQPLLLGEEWGGCYVGAG